AAGGATGAAAGCCATAGGGGATACCTGGAAACTGTCCAAGAGAGTCATACCTGCGAGGGAGCCAAATCCGATTAGGCACGACGAAATCGAGAAGTCCTAGAGACATCCTACCGATCGGGAGTATTCGGACCGCATTGTAGGGGCTTGACTTATACCCAAAATGGTTGTTCGATCGTAGggagtcaagcaaaatcaatgtACAAGATGGATCACCGGTGATCACCCATTGATTCACATTGATTCAGATGGATTCGGCCGGCCGGAGTGATTCGTCGAGGTCGATCCGATTGAATACCATACCGCCGAACCCGTGGACGGTGATACTTTTCGGGGGGCGCAGTGCTATTGTCCAAGAGGATCCCAAGAGCATCAGACTGGGAGCCGCCGATTGGGAGCCGCGCTTAAGCTGGACATCGACCGATCTCGATCGATCCGATGGGGCAGAGAATGTTCCTGAGCGAAACGACCGACTGAAAACCGCAATGCTGAAGCTTCGGATTTCCTGAGCAAGCGATCGTATCCAACCGATCCGGGAATGTGGTTATCCGCGGGTTCTGTCGGGTTCCGAAAAACCAGCGAAAATCGAAGCCTTGGGAACTCGATCTTGGATTATTTTGGATTATCGAAATCTCCCGTACTACGACCCGCTCTTATATGattatattaaataataatataaaataattataatagttatgattataattattataattattattattattatgaataataatttataaattattaattaattaataattattaaataataataataaagaatatTTTAGAAACATGCTAGGTGGGAACACAGAGGGGCACTGGCGGAGATGAACGGACTCCTCAGCGATGATAAATGGGTCCTGATTCCATCCGTTCCGTAGAAATGAACGCATTTGGTCCTCAGGCTCTAGGTCTCACGAACTTCCACGACTCCGCACTTTGATTGAGGCGCTCTCAGACGACCGCGGTTTAATGAAGGACTTCCGAGAGGAGCGGACATCGCAAGAAAGTAAGAGGAATGTTGTAGGTTTATTGTTAGCTTTGCGTATCACCCTTCTTCTTTGTATTGAGGAGGTAAGAGCTAGCCGGCCCGGTTCAGTGTACCGGTGTTTCATATGTCCATGGATCCTGATGGATAGTGGAGGGTGCTATCTCTGAGGTGTAAAATAGCTTTTGTTTCTTTTCTCtcatgcacatgccatacatgtGCATCTTTGATACGCACCCGGAAGCGCCGAGACTACGGAGctgtgacgagctattcaccccccctctagctccatatTTGGTCTTAACAATATAAAGGGAGTTCTTTCCGCTGCGAAGTTACGCTTTACAAATGAGAACACAAGATTATTTTTCATTGTCACTCACTTAATTTTACCATAATTTTTCTTCACTTTTCGCTTGATCATCTATTGACTTAGCATTGGAGTTTCTATGCAAAGACCCCTTTCATGATTTTTATCCTAATATTCTATTgacttaaaaacttttttaagtgTGCATAGAAACGACTCAAAAGAAACGTCGGGTGCCATCATCTCCCTAATGAAGTGTTCTTAGGTCAACAGTATGGCTATCTTTTTCAGCATACCATCTTCCATTTTTGACAGgatcataaataaatattatatttgataGATGCTACAGGAACAGAATATTAAAATGGCTGTCATCTGATTCTGTTGACCTAACAATAAAAAAGCTTTTTTTATTAATTCCCTCATATTGGCGAGCTCTTCCGTCGACGTGTTGCGGTAGTctttgttttataaaaaaaaatgtgaaaaataaaCTCAACGACCCATACCTGATTGAGTTCGATTCCATTGTCGGTGTGCCACGGGCTGATCAATAATTGAACacgctaaaaaaaaaaaaaattgtaccaaaTTAATTGAATCAAACGCACGTTATTCAGTtgaccaacaacaacaacaaaaattaaaatggCTGCCGTCGCATCCAGTTGAAGATGAATGTTATTAATATCGATCTCCAATAAACAAACCAAGGTATGAGAAGATCTAAGGCGCCGACCACAGTAGATGCAGTCCCACGCGCCACCATCTTACTCGATCAGGTAGTATCCTTGATGTTAGATCCGCCACCAACGGACGAACACGCGCTCAGCGCCGACATGCATGGCGTCGACTGTTAATGGCCCGCTAATTGATTCCTTGCCAAATGTCTTGCTTTTGGCTATAAAGCCCCCCAAATCTTCTTCCTCACTTCACATCACATCCTAATTCTCTTCACTGCAATACTTGGACTAGTTAGGAGAAAAATGTTTCCTTGCACCATCTCCTACCCTCCTCTGCGCCACCACCTTTCCCCCAGACTTCTCGTCGGCGGCggccgccaccaccaccaccgcCCCCGTTTCACCTCTAGCAGAGTACCCGCCTTCGGTTGGAACGACAGCGGGAGACTCGTCGACGAGGACATGATTGTGCTACGCAAAAGGATCTACGAGATGAAGATGGCAGAGGCGAGTTATGAGGCGCCAACAGAGTGGGCGGACTGGGAGAAGCGCTACTACACGAGCTACCACGCAAACGTCTGCGACGTCCTCTGCTTGCTGCAGACCGTTCTCATGAGCACGAGGCCGAGCTTCGCGATCGGTATCGCCGTCGTCATGGCCCTCAGCGTGCCCACGTCGGCGGTCTTCATCTCCTTCCATCTCGTCGAGGCCCTAAAGGCGATTAGTCTCGCCGGAGTAATGCACCTCGGCTGAGATCCGAGTCTCTGGGTTCTTTGGATTAATGTTGTATTATATTCTGCAAATTATAGCATTAAGATGACTACACGATCAAAAGAAAACGTACGTGCAAATAGAAGGAATTCTTTCTTACCTACTAGATCCACTCAAATCTAGGTAAGAGAAGCGGATTGAGAAGGGTGGTTAGTAGTGGTTGATGATAAGGTTTATGataatgaaaatattttcaaacagatttgaagttaattgaatttttttttgttagtaaAGTAGATTCCACTATCTATTCAAGTGGCGCTTTAGTTGCACCCGCTCACTTTCGCCAAAAGTGCTATGAATCTGTCGGTGTCTTCTAATCTGAGGTCAAGAAATTGGTCGTTTGTTATTTCAAAACCACAAACTTTTTATCTCCCTCCAAAAGTTTCTCaacgaagaaaaataaaacagaaAAAAAAGATGGCATTTTTCTCAATCCCTCGCCCGATTCCTTCCTCCCCTCCTCTTCTCAaaatcaagctccttcctttgtcGAGATCGCTTGTCCCTCGTCTTCCCGCACCGTCAGCTCTCCCCCACCAAATGATAATTACTCCGCTGCTTATATTCACCTTCCAGGTGAACTTCATTTGCGACGCCAGATTCCTTGTCCAGTAAAATAGAGTCGAATGGGAGCATTTATAATTATGATCGGATCATATAACccgattataattaatttttatttttttcttgattCATCGTCCCTTATATCTTATAGTTTGGATCGAGACAGATGATCAAAAACTGTCCGACCTTAGTAGTTTGACCATTTGCCCATTGTTGATGACTTTTGGATGATGTTCAATCATCCGTTCTGACTCAAACTATAACTTgtatttcctatatatatatagtttttcgtattttagaattcatgcggcatagattttttaaaaaactagcaGAAAGATGTATTATTCATTAACACATTGATTTCATCAGGCAAAAAGGATAGAGAATGGTGTGTATTTGGGTCCTGCTGGATCTCTAACTTTCGAGGGCAAATTCTCATGGAAGAATAGAATATTGGCATTCATTTTTTCAGAATGTTCGTACAAAGCTCGGACCATTTGGTCCATTGCAAATTGATCTTGGACAAACAGAGAAGGAACCTACCGCCAAAGATCCCTTCTTCATCTGGTTCTACATCGACGAGGAAATTGCAGTTGCTCAAGGTAGAGGTGGAGGCATTGCATATTGGTGTAGATGTCGCCATGGCACATAGCTAATTCTCATGCAATGCAGAGCTCTCAAGTGTTGTGGTTGGGAATTGAATTCTGCCTATAACTGCATTATATTTTGTGCTAGTTTGGTATTCTTCGTGTATCAATTCGATATCAAATTAATCATGGTTAGTAATGCTGTTTAAAATTTGGTCAACTCAGGAACATCTGCTAAATTGTTAAATCCTTCCATCTAGATAATGCTGGTGAAAAAAACTTCCATTTGCTTTCTCATCAAGTAACTCTAAAATATCGAAAAAGACGAATAATcataagagaattttaaaaattttctgagaattttcggagctcgtatgatgaatttaaggggatcaattattaggACAcgaaaaaatctgtttaagatacCTCATTTAAACGAGAAAAAGTTGAATttctcttatcttttctttttttcctttcccGTGCTCTTACTTCGCCCGATTCCCCTTCGTTTTCTCCCCTCTCGCGACGCATCCCGAGCTTCTCATCTTCCCACCCGACGCCGCCGCCTCAtgccttttctcttcttccttgtcaCTGAACCCTTTCCCCTTCTTCTCCTCATTACACACCGACAACCTCTCTGCCCTAGCTTCCACCCGAGCCTTCCTCTTCCCTGATCTTGCGCCGCCCACTTCTCCCTGTGTTGCCGTCGATTGGTGCCACCCGACGCCTCGCCGACGTCAAACGACGACTGGCCTCGAGCCCTAGCTGTCCCTCTTCACCATCGGTTGTTGTGGACTGACGCGGGAGCTTAGGCGTCACCATTTACCCTCTGTTGGCCGTGCCCTAGATCTCACAACCGGGTCTTCCTTCTTCGGCTTCAGTTGCCAGTAGAAAGGAAACGAGGGGTATCGAGTTAGGTAAGGCCTAATTGGGAATTTGGATTTTTGATTGGGATCCTGTGCTGAACTTGTTGGCTGTTTTCCCTTCTAACTTAGCACCGATTCGCTTGGCACATCTGAGGCGTAGCCGCCAGTTTCCACCTCTCGGCCACAAAGGAGGTAAAAGGTGCTATTTCTTCTTGTTTTCCTTTTTTGTCTCTTGATCTCAGCAGCTCTCAATCCCTAGGTGTCGTCGGTGCCAGAAGGGAAACAACCAAGGAAGGGCTGAGCTACCCTCCAGAGTGGTGAGTCCTTGGATACCTTATCACCACCGTAGGGTTTTCGTTCGTCGGAATTGTATCGCGGTCATCGTCCTTGACGCTAGGTCGCTGTTGGAGCTTTCCTTGCTGTCGGCGATCATACTTAGCTGCGGTGTTTTCGATATTTCCATCAGTGGTGATTTTCGACCGTGAGTCAGTAGTGGAGGTTTGAATTGAGGAAAGGTATAGAGAAATTATTTCTTTTGTTATAGCGTACACATATTTGAAGCTAGGAAAGGTTAGGACTGAATTGCCACTAGAATTGATTTAGGTATAGATTTAAATCtaaatggaataattagggttaaggaaactaaccctaattaacttgtGAGTTATATTTAGTTAGGGATTAGATAATGGATCTAATCTAAGCTTCGGGTTAGATCCGATTAATGGATGAATTTGGATAAGTGGTTAGGAATTGATGTTAACAAGAGGGATTAGCTAATCGAGATACATAGTTTCTAATTGGATTaggattttgtttagctattttgttATAATGGAACTTAGCTaaaactgtacgatttattacGTGATTATCATCGTGATCGTTGGGAACACTTTAACATAGCGATTGTTTAGCCTCGGCTACTCGCGGTTTGATCTAGATCTTGTGTTTGACTCACATATCTAGATAACGAGTAACGGTTATCCACGGATTCATCACCTACATACTACATCTAGAGGAGGCAGGTAAGGGTTCAGGCCTCACACAAATCACAATCTCTCCCATATATCGATTAATAGAGTTGATATAGTgctaatctaaatacaagacaaagaaatACAAAAACCTACGATCATTTAACGGGGAGATTAGGGCCCTATTCCGGCTGTACGGCGGCCGGCTGTCAAGGTGGGCGATCCGATCCATCGCAAGGGACTCTTCGAACGAAAACTAGCTCGAGCCCTGTCGGAAAATTCACTCCACTCTTGAAACACACTGCACACAGATCGACCCGaggggcttgggagactctaatagactTTAACTAATTTCATCGTCTAACTCCTCAAGTCTTCTTATAAATATAATGATACGGGTTGACCTATCCTTGACCCCGCCCTCAAACCGATGGAAGTCAAAACCATCTGCCCGATACAGTGCTCGCCTTACGGTGTGCGACATCACTACCACCGCCTCAGCTGTCACCGGTTGATCACGACCGATCGTATTGTAGCTCACCATTCATCTAGCCTAACACGACTTCTAATTTAAAAACCGTTATGACAGCACCTTACTCAACCAGATTCTTATTTTCTACATTATACCTCATTTTACTGAACGCCTTCCGTATGCTTAGTCGTCGTAACCTCCTCACCTCGGACTTCttctttcttagacttcttcctAACCTCCTCTTTCCCGTGCACGTCACGCCTTGCCTGCTTACGATCTGGTTCGCGTTGTGTGGTCATCCCTTTTTTCGGTCTCCTATCATCATTccaatcacacttggacttaccattaCAAGACTATATTCTTGGACTTCAACCGCCAAAACTCATCCTGATTCTCTTCCAAGATTACACTTTGGACTCCTTGTTGTGCTTATCCATCAGTAGACTCCACAAACACACAATAAACCTAAGTTAAACTCTTTGCTGCTGCCCAACATCAAACTTAGGTACCTACCCAGCAGTGCTCGTACACCCTGTATATTGTTGAAATTTGGCTTGCTGCTTGCTTCATTACCCTCTTGATTATATACTCGTAATTAGATGACATGTCGTGCTATGATGTATTAATACTAGACATTTTATCATATTTGATACTGTACTAGACATTCTTATTTAAGCCATTTATTTGGTACATATTTATAGATGGTAGATATAGATTGGTTTTATTACTTGATGCATGATTACATGTGTTGAGCGATGGCGATGGCAGCCCTATTGATCTACATCTACCATGATCTGCTGATCTGCGCATGTACATGGAAACCGAGTTGGCGATCGGTATTCGGTTTGTATACGTGCGGCCGTCTAGTTCACTCATGGGTGATGGTAGCAGCCGGGGTCCTGTCCACGAGTCGTCCCTCCTGTCATCTGACAGAGAGACATCCCACACTTATTGGGATTCGGGCGTAGTGGTATCGACAAGCTCGTCCCACCTATCCTCGATCGTCAGACTCGCCGATAGAATCATTGTCCGGTTATGCTCACTACCAATCTCATCACACCCATTTGTGTGTGTTGACAGACCATAGGTAGTGTTAGGGGTGTGTACGAGGCAATAGTGACCTTTCTTTTCTATGTTCTTCTGATGATGGCTGGATCGATACATGCATATGGTGATACTACTCGGTACCTCCTCGGTCCGATATCCTGATCATACGATATTCCCGATTCCTTTTGATCTTCCAGTTTATATTCCTTCCGATATTATCGGCGTATTAATTTTTCATCGTGTTATATTCGCATCTGGTACCTATTGAGTGTTATAATTTTACGAAAGTGACTCACGATTTCCGCGGCAAAGGATATGGACAATGGACTAACGGTTGATTATTACCATTTCGTTCATGATAGGCCCGATTTTTCACTTGTGGGTTCAGGTTCTTATTTTATTTCGGTATAAGGCTTGTGTATAATACTATAGTCGTATAAGCTTGTGTGGGTTTATGTGGTTTATCGATGCCTATGTCTGTGCTCCATTTAAATTCGAGTAGGTTAGGTATGTAAATAAGCTGCGTGGTTGTAAAGCTGTTATACCGTGGTTACCAGAAATTTAAGCATCAGCACCAGATTAGTTAGTTTTATTATTATCCATTCCGGTCCACCATGTGTTGGTCTGGAATGTTGTCCTAGAGGATTATATATTAATATCGCGCAGGATTGCAGGGAGTGATCACGCATTGGAGACTCCTTCCCCGGGCAAGAATTTCTCATCAATTGACTCGCCTCGCCAGTAGTGCGCCTCGAATGGTGGCTGAGATCACCTGCAGATGAAGAACGAGCGAGCCTTGCCCGCTACGTTGTGTGGAGTCAACCTACTGACTTCAAGGACGGGCTGGGCTCTAAACCAGAACTCGTCGCATAAGGCTGCAATAATCGGAGAACAAGTCTCAGGGTCCCTTAGCTCGCCGAGATTCTCAAAAGATTATTGAAAAGAAGAGGTGAGATCGTGAACGTGAGGGAGGGGGACCTTATATATACAGTATCTTAATCTTACCGGTCGGGAGGTGTTAGTGTTAGGACTTAGACTCTTCGGTGGTGGTAGACACGACCTCTCAGTAGCGGAAGTCTATGTACCCCACGCTGGAATATTCCCACTGATAGTTATTCTGGCGGTATTTCACGACTGGTTTGGCCGATTCTCCTCCGGACATGTAACATTGAGGTACTTGTGATTGAGGAGGCAAGTCTCACCGGTGTCCGCCTCGATAACATAGGCATGAACCAGTCCCTTTCTCTGCTATCTTCGATTGAGCCCGTGAACCCGGCCAGAACGCCTGAAGATCAACCGACCCCGGTTATGAGACGATGGTAAAGTGTAGTGCGGTCGGGACCTTCATCATCGATCGATCAGCGTCTTGCCGCGCCCTGTGGTTTCTTGATTGGTCTTGACTTTATCGCTAATGACCCCGGGTGGTCCTACTCAAATATATTCTTTgttagtgcggttagcactaacggtctaaccaaTTTTGATGGATGACAAAATAGGTTAGAGATTCGTTTGTTGTTAATCTAACACTCTGGCCAGGTATCACGGGCCAGAACGGTCGGCAGGTGGCTAGGATGTCACGGCTGCAATCCAGCAGGTTGTCGGGTTGACGGATGGTAACCTGAGAAATCGAAGCAGATTGACAGGCGTGAGCGTTGTATGAGAATCGGTGAGTCGGCCAGGTGTGGGATAGGCAGCATGAAGTCGGATGGGTGGAAGAGTGACCAGACGTCAGCGGTGGGGAAGTGAAAGGTAAGTGTTGGAGGGTATTTGTGAGGGCGATGTTCTCGAGAGGAACTTGCGTcttgatccgacttagaaccatttggaactctaagtcgagatcgacTGAACtaggtctcggaaagatggaatctggAAGTCGTCTTTCTTTCTATTTTAGTTATAGactgctaataatctgttttgcgaGGAGATATGAGTGCCTCGGACTGATTTTCTTCTGAGAGGAGTCTGCTGGAAAGCAGTCCAGGAGGTACCAGTGACTCGGACTTTCCCCCAACGTCGTTTCTGTGCTACGTGGAGTTCCTTTGGTTAGCTCGGCTACGTCGTAGTCGGGCCACAAGTTCCGGGCGCCcgacctcctatataaggagggtcaaggtgaCTCAACAACAGTCGGCTCATATTGCTCCTGCCAATCACTGCCGAAGCTCAATGACCTTTCTCTTGGTTTATTTCTCTGTCGATTATtgctttaattttttaattgacatTCTTGtgtagtttgtaatagtttttggaTTGCTAGTTAATACCCATCGAAGCACTTAGGGTGCTCGAGCAGGGTTGTCAAATCCAAGTAAATTGACTTTGTTAGAAGTTGTCGTCTTCTATTTATTTAACTTGCACATTTCGTAAatttttatcgatattcacccctctccCGAAATCGAACAATCACTGATCCAACTTGTTGCGCGTTACCTGACCTCTGATGACGAGACCTACCATTATAAACCTCCCCTCTAAGTCTAGTGGAAGAGGAGGGTCAGTCTGGCCGGCTAGATCCTCCGTTCCACTTGGCCTTATCATTGTCACTTTAACTGCCCCTTTTCCCCAGGTCTGGAAATTTACCACGTTCTCAAATGCTATGTCCTTTCCTAAATGTCGCTAGCCACGTGATTCCTGGATCTTTAGATAAGTAATCATTCTGAATGCGCGCATGGTTCTCCATTGTTTGCACGCTGAGCTTTGGTAGGCCATATACATCTTCTCTTTAAAAGGGCTAACTCCTCTTATGCCCTCATGCTTTTCTGCTAACTTATGCACCATGGAATCCATCGTGGGCACGAACCTCACACTCGTCGGGTTACTTGATGAGGTCTTATTGAGATAACAGGCGAGACCTTGATCTTCCCTTATTCGAAATGGAAGAACTTTCCATGCTAAGTCCAGACTCCGAAATGAGGCAACCTTGAAACATAAGGCTCATTTAGACCTAGAGAGCCAGACTCACTTTATTGCCTATTTGAAGATAAAACATGatgcttctctaacccttctccaAGAAGAAAGTTGGATAAAAGATGAAACCATTGCCCAGTAACATGATTCAGTGCATCAAGGTAGAGCTGACCCAAGTGTGAGCCCATTTGGAATGAGCAGGTCAGGCAGATCGATCTTGCACAAGGTGCCGACCTAATACTGTTATTTAAAAGGGAGTTAGGACTACTTATATTCCCAGTGTGATGATATGAACTTTGAGGAATACCTTAGTTAGTGATAATACGGTGACCAAGTTATAGAAGTTTACCGGAGGAGACGACAATCTTCTTTTGTATAAGACTTAAGCCAAACAAGTATAGAAGACCTTAATTCGTGTAGCCATTGGTGAATTCTAATTGTTGGTTGCACAACTTAGGAAAGTACATGATGTAGGTAGCATTCTATTTGTAATTCCCTATGTCAGGAAGGGGAGGAAGGGAAGATTGGCAATTAGTAGGCCAAAAGATGGACTTAGGCATTTCGAGCAAAAAGAAACACGACTTCCAACCCATGTTGGAAGAGGGCATATCCTTAAAGGAAATGGACTTTGGGCGAGATTGAAAAAGGAATATTCCTGATTCTAATTTCTTGGGataggaaaataaaaagaaattttagggTGTAGTAGGAATGCTAGACAGATGGAATAATATGAATGTGCCACATATGGCATGGATAGCATTTGGGGAAAACTATTGTAGAGGGATATTGAAATACTGGCGTACCACTGATAGAAATGGGAGAACAAGGAAACAGAGATCAACCACTAGCTGATCTATAAAAAAGGTGATGTGATTTGCAGGAGAATGATAAGGATGGGCGTCAAGAGAAGGGTTGACAATTCGATAACTCTTGGAGATTTCGTACCGAGAGCGAATGTAAGCCTTATTAGCAGCATTAAAATCCAAAAAAGTCAGGGTATACTAGGTAGCAAAGGATTCTTCAGCCATGAGAGAACACGAAATGAGAAAAGAACAAAAGACTTACTGGTTGCTTAAGGGGAGGAGAGGAGGACACTATAAGTGAAAGATCACCGGAGAAGAAGACGAAGAAAACAAAAGGCAAAGTGTTGAGAGTATGAGTTGTTTAGGGTTTTTATAAAGTATAATTCAATTGCGACCGTTAGATTGAAATAACATGCAATGAATCGTTGATCTGTATGAAGAGAGAAATTGTTTAGTTGTACAAGGAGCCATGCGTTGGAAGTCGtttcagaaaataaaaagggGGTTACGTGGCATCAATCCATAAATAGACATTTATGAAGGAGGCGACAACTAAAATCATCCCCCTATCTAGGCACCTCTTTGCATGTCCTTGGTAATCTCTGCTGAACAAATAGTCATGGACAAGcagtttttgaaaagaaaaatcgCTAAGTCTTCAAGGCATAAAGTAGAGTGCAAATTTTCCGGATGGTCGTA
The genomic region above belongs to Zingiber officinale cultivar Zhangliang chromosome 11A, Zo_v1.1, whole genome shotgun sequence and contains:
- the LOC122032544 gene encoding uncharacterized protein LOC122032544; the protein is MFPCTISYPPLRHHLSPRLLVGGGRHHHHRPRFTSSRVPAFGWNDSGRLVDEDMIVLRKRIYEMKMAEASYEAPTEWADWEKRYYTSYHANVCDVLCLLQTVLMSTRPSFAIGIAVVMALSVPTSAVFISFHLVEALKAISLAGVMHLG